Proteins co-encoded in one Nicotiana sylvestris chromosome 7, ASM39365v2, whole genome shotgun sequence genomic window:
- the LOC104249088 gene encoding uncharacterized protein At3g17950: protein MEEGWPLGLQPLNVRGGQVRNRGFNGSLSFNTLITGSPSSSTDSSSDLDTESTASFFHDKSITLGSLIGITSILELSRRSTRRRTVVVEPILRDKKKSTNNKSRTWLFSLCSKLSTDAVNINTNNSTPSLGHFLEAERRASASNNAYGPDDFNHLSDSNMNNSLFIGGQIAPPGESRKGLFEQDENGHGSPLIFSCLCGNLVH from the exons ATG GAAGAAGGGTGGCCACTTGGGCTGCAGCCATTGAATGTGAGAGGTGGGCAAGTCAGAAACCGTGGATTTAATGGATCACTTTCCTTCAATACTTTGATCACTGGTTCTCCTTCCTCTTCCACTGATTCTTCTTCTGATCTTGATACTGAG TCTACTGCTTCTTTCTTCCATGACAAGAGCATAACTCTAGGAAGTCTCATAGGAATTACCAGCATTTTAGAGCTTTCAAGAAGATCAACAAGAAGAAGAACTGTAGTAGTTGAACCCATATTAAGGGACAAGAAGAAGAGTACTAACAACAAATCAAGAACTTGGTTATTCTCTCTTTGCTCAAAGCTAAGTACTGATGCAGTGAACATAAATACAAACAACTCTACCCCATCTTTAGGCCATTTTCTTGAAGCAGAAAGAAGAGCTTCTGCTTCCAATAATGCTTATGGACCTGATGATTTCAATCATTTATCAGATTCAAATATGAATAATTCATTGTTCATTGGTGGCCAAATTGCTCCTCCTGGCGAGTCAAGAAAAGGGTTATTTGAGCAAGATGAAAATGGTCATGGAAGTCCTTTGATTTTCTCATGCTTATGTGGGAACTTGGTTCATTAA